The Vibrio agarivorans genome contains the following window.
AAGCTGGGTGGTAAGTTTGGTGGTAAAGGTGGCAGTGGCTCATCTAACGGCTCTAATGGTGGATTCTTAGGATTCGGTGTTATTGCGGTTATTGCAATTGCTATCTGGGTTTTCGCAGGCTTCTACACAATTGGTGAAGCCGAGCGTGGTGTTGTGTTACGTCTAGGTAAATACGATCGAATCGTTGATCCTGGTCTGAACTGGCGCCCACGTTTTGTTGATGAAGTCTCTCCTGTTAACGTTCAGGCGATTCGTTCACTACGCTCATCTGGCTTAATGCTGACAAAAGATGAAAACGTTGTGACAGTAGCGATGGATGTTCAATACCGTGTTGCTGACCCATACAAATACTTGTATGTCGTTACTAATGCGGATGACAGTCTTCGTCAAGCAACCGACTCTGCACTACGTGCGGTGATCGGTGACTCTTTGATGGATAGTATTCTGACCAGTGGTCGTCAACAAATCCGTCAAAGCACACAAGAGACTCTGAATGATATCGTAGACAGCTACGATATGGGTTTGGTTATCGTTGATGTGAACTTCCAATCTGCACGTCCACCTGAGCAAGTAAAAGACGCATTTGATGATGCTATCGCTGCTCGTGAGGATGAAGAGCGTTTTGAACGTGAAGCAGAAGCGTACCGCAACGATATTTTGCCGAAGGCAACAGGTCGAGCAGAGCGTCTGAAGAAAGAAGCTCTTGGTTACTCTGAGCGCATTACTAACGAAGCACTTGGTCAAGTAGCTCAGTTCGAGAAGCTGCTTCCTGAATACCAGGCCGCGCCTGAGGTAACACGTAATCGTCTATACCTAGATACGATGGAGCAAGTTTACACGAGCACCTCTAAGGTACTGATTGATTCGGAATCAAGTGGCAACTTACTGTACCTACCAATCGATAAGTTAGCGGGTGAAGGCAAAACCGATACCAAGCGTACTCAACGCTCATCGTCTAGCTACGATCAAATTGAATTAGAATCGCAAGCTCCAACGTCTGATTCCAATTCTGACTCGCGTTCAACTGGCACACGTCAAGGGAGATACTAATAATGCGTAAGTTAATGATCCCTGTACTAGTTGTTGCGCTAGCACTGCTTTTGATGTCACTTTTCGTTGTTCAAGAAGGCGAGCGTGGCATGGTAATTCGTTTTGGTCGTGTACTTGATGACAACGGCGTATCCCGAATCTATGAGCCAGGCCTGCACTTCAAGATGCCACTGTTTGA
Protein-coding sequences here:
- the hflK gene encoding FtsH protease activity modulator HflK; this translates as MAWNEPGNNNGNNGRDNDPWGNNNRGGQKNGGREQGPPDLDEVFSKLSQKLGGKFGGKGGSGSSNGSNGGFLGFGVIAVIAIAIWVFAGFYTIGEAERGVVLRLGKYDRIVDPGLNWRPRFVDEVSPVNVQAIRSLRSSGLMLTKDENVVTVAMDVQYRVADPYKYLYVVTNADDSLRQATDSALRAVIGDSLMDSILTSGRQQIRQSTQETLNDIVDSYDMGLVIVDVNFQSARPPEQVKDAFDDAIAAREDEERFEREAEAYRNDILPKATGRAERLKKEALGYSERITNEALGQVAQFEKLLPEYQAAPEVTRNRLYLDTMEQVYTSTSKVLIDSESSGNLLYLPIDKLAGEGKTDTKRTQRSSSSYDQIELESQAPTSDSNSDSRSTGTRQGRY